The Salvia splendens isolate huo1 chromosome 20, SspV2, whole genome shotgun sequence nucleotide sequence GTTAGGTCAATCATTTTCTAACATTATCATGTGCAGACGTAGTTAAATTAACTTTAACCTATAATTATAATGCTAGCCACTAGGTTCGCATTATCAATAGTTGGACTAGTAATTAAAGTAACTTTAACCTATGATAAATTAGTGTGTATCCACACGCGTTCTTCGCCAATACAACTATACAAGATTGGTTGTCTACTAAACAGTATTACCCTATTTTCATTCACATAGAGAGAGTTGTTAATCATGGCTGCCTATGGAGCTCTGGTTTCTCTGTTGAATATCATCGAAACCCTCGAGAAACATCCTTCCCCTCCCATTTCTATCAACGAAAAACAAGTTCAATCCCTCACTCAAACCATTACCTTCTTGCAGGATTTTCTTGATTGCTATATTTCCCCTTTTGCTGAGAGCCACGAAGCTGATCCATTGGAGCGTCGCATTACTGATGCAGTTTACGCGGCTGAGGATGTTATCGAATCCCATATTGTGGATCAAATTCACAGTGGATCCACAATCGTTGCAGATCATGAATTCTATCATAGTTTACAGAAAGTGATAGAAGAAATGGATCAGATCAACAAAGAGGTGAAGAGCATTGCAGTTGAAGCTCAGACCAAGCAGAATCCCGTTGCTGCCTTGGCGGCGTCTTCTCCTACTGTGAAAGAAAGCGTGTTCGTGGGCTCTGACGAAGTGTTTCATGATGTGTTGGATAAGCTCACCAGTCATCAACTCAACCGCCAGATCATCCCCATCACGGGGATGGGTGGCATTGGTAAGACCACTCTTGCCATGAGTCTATTTGAGAATGCACTTGTTAAGGAGCATTTTGATATTCGTGCTTGGACTACAATTTCTCGAACTTATAATGTTAGAGAAACACTAAGAGAAGTTCTTTTTCGAGCAAGTGGACGAGATTCAAGTAGTGATCTGAGTGAGGATAAATTGGGACAAGAATTATACCAGTTTTTGTTCGATAGGAGATATCTCGTAATAATGGATGATATGTGGAGCATAGAGGCGTGGGAGAAGATAAAATTTTTCTTTCCTGATAACCAAAATGGGAGTCGAATAATCGTAACAACTAGGCTGTCAGACTTGAGTTCTCAGTTGAACGAGTCTTCTATAATTGGCATGAAACTTCTAGATAAGGCTAGTAGTTGGGATTTATTTTGTAAGACAGTGTTTGGGAAAGAAAGTTGTCCAATTGAGTTGGAGAATATTGGAAAGAATATTGTAGCAAATTGTAAAGGACTTCCTTTATCAATTGCTACAATAGGAGGTCTTTTGGTAAAATCTGAGCGCGCAAAAGAATGTTGGGAGCGTATAGAgcaaaatttaaattcaattgtTATAAACAGTAATGATGGATTTTGCTTGAAAATATTGAGGATGAGTTATATCCTTCTGCCGAACTATTTAAAGCCATGTTTTTTGTATATGGGTGTTTTTAAGGAAGACTACCGTATCCGTGTGTCAATGCTTGTGAAGTTATGGGTTTCTGAAGGATTTTTAAAACCAAGGAGTGGAAAATGTTTGGAAACACTTGCGCGAGAGTATTTAATGGAATTGGTTGATAGAAATCTCGTTTTAGTTGATGAATTGGGGTCTATTGGAAACGTTAAGTATTGTAAAATTCATGATTTGTTGAGAGAGCTGTGTTTAAAAGAAGCTGAAAAGGAAAGATTTTACCATGTCATAGGAGATGATCCTCCGGCCAGTATTAGCGAACGTCGAGTCGTTCTTAAAACTGCAGGGTTGCTAGGATCTTTGTCACATACTCGCTCCATAATATGTGAGTATGAAGAAACAGCAAGTGAGGATGAGACAGCAAGTGAGGATGATAAAGTTCTACGACTGTTGAGGACATTCAGTGCATATGTTTATAGGGGGTATGTTTTTTATAATGGTTGTTTCCTAGAAAATGTATTTGAATTGGTGAACTCACGGTACCTTTCTATCAGTGTTCATCGTGAGTCCAGATTCTCTAGTTCAATTGATCTCCTTTGGAATCTGCAGTCATTGATTATTTATTCATATATTCCGAAATATTGTCATGCACCAAATGAAATTTGGAAACTGCATCAACTTCGGCATCTTGAATTTGTGGCAAACAAATTGATTCTCCCAAATCCTGCTAGTGAGGATAGTGAGATTGTCATTATGGAGAATCTGCAAACACTCAAAGGAGTTGAGGATTTGTTATTGAATGAGGAGGTGGTTAAAAGAATTCCCAATGTGAAGAAATTGCATTTAACATTCCATTCGGATCAAATGGAGGGATGTCTAAGCTATCTTCAATGCTTCAGTAAATTGGAAAGCTTAAGCTGCACCACCTTTTTTCAAAGTGGTGACGTTTGGATGAGGATTAATTTCCCCAATTCTATCAAGAAGTTGGTTGTTCGACCCCGTTCTGTCACGCATGGCATAGAGTTGGAAGACATATTGCCTAAAATCGGTTCGTTACCTCTTCTTGAGAAGTTCATATTAATAGAGGGTGTCTTCACAACAGGCAAGTGGGAAACAATTGAAGGCCAGTTCCAGAAGCTCAAGTTTCTTAAGTTTCTGGCTTGTAGAGGTCTAGTAAATTGGATTGTGTCAGACAGCTCCCACTTTCCACTTCTCCAGAAGCTTTGCCTCTATCGTTTATTCAAACTCGAGGAAATCCCATCTGAAGTTGGAGAAATAGCAACGTTGAAATCGATTTCATTGTATCAATGCAGTAAAGCAGTTGTGGTGTCAGCGAAAAAGATAGTAGAAAACCATGAGGATCTATATGGAGAGCAATTAGACCTTCATGTGAGTAACTGGAAGATGCCGAAAACCGTCAAGGCCGAGCTAGCTCAGAATGTATTAGAGATGTAATTTTTAAGAGCAAGCATTGTGTTTCTTACTTATGCTATTGTGATTCCATGTAATTTGTTTTCAATcttttttcatttcataaatATTGGATTTGCATATGTGCTCTTATTTCTGTCAGTGTTGTTGCTTGCTCTCTCTGAGTCTCTGTGGTCTACCCGAAAAAGTGCTTGCTTACTTCGACTCGATGGGGAAGATACACAACATCAGGCCGACTACTCGTGCGTGGTGAGCATGCTGTCTCG carries:
- the LOC121780960 gene encoding putative late blight resistance protein homolog R1B-16 — its product is MAAYGALVSLLNIIETLEKHPSPPISINEKQVQSLTQTITFLQDFLDCYISPFAESHEADPLERRITDAVYAAEDVIESHIVDQIHSGSTIVADHEFYHSLQKVIEEMDQINKEVKSIAVEAQTKQNPVAALAASSPTVKESVFVGSDEVFHDVLDKLTSHQLNRQIIPITGMGGIGKTTLAMSLFENALVKEHFDIRAWTTISRTYNVRETLREVLFRASGRDSSSDLSEDKLGQELYQFLFDRRYLVIMDDMWSIEAWEKIKFFFPDNQNGSRIIVTTRLSDLSSQLNESSIIGMKLLDKASSWDLFCKTVFGKESCPIELENIGKNIVANCKGLPLSIATIGGLLVKSERAKECWERIEQNLNSIVINSNDGFCLKILRMSYILLPNYLKPCFLYMGVFKEDYRIRVSMLVKLWVSEGFLKPRSGKCLETLAREYLMELVDRNLVLVDELGSIGNVKYCKIHDLLRELCLKEAEKERFYHVIGDDPPASISERRVVLKTAGLLGSLSHTRSIICEYEETASEDETASEDDKVLRLLRTFSAYVYRGYVFYNGCFLENVFELVNSRYLSISVHRESRFSSSIDLLWNLQSLIIYSYIPKYCHAPNEIWKLHQLRHLEFVANKLILPNPASEDSEIVIMENLQTLKGVEDLLLNEEVVKRIPNVKKLHLTFHSDQMEGCLSYLQCFSKLESLSCTTFFQSGDVWMRINFPNSIKKLVVRPRSVTHGIELEDILPKIGSLPLLEKFILIEGVFTTGKWETIEGQFQKLKFLKFLACRGLVNWIVSDSSHFPLLQKLCLYRLFKLEEIPSEVGEIATLKSISLYQCSKAVVVSAKKIVENHEDLYGEQLDLHVSNWKMPKTVKAELAQNVLEM